A window of Helicobacter anatolicus contains these coding sequences:
- the clpP gene encoding ATP-dependent Clp endopeptidase proteolytic subunit ClpP: MNYIPYVIEKTGKGERSYDIYSRLLKDRIVLLSGEINDAVASSIVAQLLFLEAEDSEKDIYLYINSPGGVITSAFSIYDTMHYIRPDVATICIGQAASAGAFLLSSGVKGKRYSLPNSRIMIHQPLGGAQGQATDIEIQANEILRLKKILNEIMASNTGQSLKKISQDTERDFFMSALEAKEYGMIDQVLEKSLK, from the coding sequence ATGAATTACATTCCTTATGTGATTGAAAAAACAGGAAAGGGTGAGAGAAGTTATGATATTTATTCACGACTTCTCAAAGATAGAATTGTTCTTTTGAGTGGAGAAATTAATGATGCTGTAGCATCATCTATCGTCGCTCAGTTATTGTTTTTAGAAGCTGAAGATTCAGAAAAAGATATTTATTTATATATCAATTCTCCTGGTGGAGTAATTACAAGTGCTTTTAGTATTTATGATACTATGCATTACATTCGTCCTGATGTTGCGACAATATGTATTGGACAGGCTGCATCTGCCGGAGCTTTTTTATTGAGTTCTGGAGTAAAAGGTAAGCGTTATTCTTTACCAAATTCAAGAATTATGATTCATCAACCTTTAGGTGGTGCGCAAGGTCAAGCTACAGATATTGAAATACAGGCCAATGAGATTTTAAGATTAAAAAAGATTTTAAATGAAATTATGGCATCTAATACTGGACAAAGTCTTAAAAAAATTTCTCAAGATACCGAGAGGGATTTTTTTATGAGTGCTCTGGAAGCTAAAGAATATGGCATGATTGATCAAGTTTTAGAAAAGAGCTTAAAGTAA
- a CDS encoding diguanylate cyclase, protein MSKNKDKLDFSSNPYFGDIGANINIDGEDNVVEELENQIIDKVTKIAENVAKEMSKESLPPLPANYQMYFERLLEKEDVGSRQKIQALIDLQSSNEDRVAFFEKTVKDGFKNIKQILELVALLYKNLQVSQNVSEKYVKDIANIDNKLVFNNMVKLFLKDLYSIKDKIDGELENLKNIYQDTTKIISSINENTIYDSQFGVYNKRYFLTLIDKEKELIEEFNHESTMLTLTLSKNIMNDVANKTIMLILLKSIAKLLLKTSRRSDILAYFGNGIFAMGLKNSDLQSAKKAAERLIETAKSTNIFSDGRDIVLELAIGVAKITPKKTTENIVQSSLIALNLALDEKVEFKIYPQDEIE, encoded by the coding sequence ATGTCAAAAAATAAAGATAAATTAGATTTTAGTAGTAATCCTTATTTTGGAGATATTGGTGCAAATATTAATATTGACGGAGAGGATAATGTTGTCGAGGAGCTTGAAAATCAGATTATTGATAAGGTGACTAAGATTGCAGAGAATGTGGCAAAAGAGATGAGTAAAGAATCTTTACCTCCATTACCCGCGAACTATCAAATGTATTTTGAGCGTTTATTGGAGAAAGAAGATGTTGGATCGCGTCAAAAGATACAAGCTTTGATTGATTTACAATCTAGCAATGAGGATAGAGTTGCATTTTTTGAAAAAACAGTTAAAGACGGCTTTAAAAATATTAAGCAAATTTTAGAACTTGTGGCACTGCTTTATAAAAACTTACAGGTTTCACAAAATGTTTCTGAAAAATATGTAAAAGATATTGCAAATATTGATAATAAGTTGGTATTTAACAATATGGTTAAATTGTTCCTAAAGGATTTATATTCTATTAAGGACAAAATAGATGGAGAACTTGAGAATCTAAAAAATATTTATCAGGATACGACAAAGATTATTAGTAGTATCAATGAAAACACAATTTATGATTCTCAATTTGGCGTTTATAATAAGCGATATTTTTTAACACTGATTGATAAGGAAAAAGAATTAATTGAAGAGTTTAATCATGAAAGCACAATGCTAACTTTAACATTATCCAAAAATATCATGAATGATGTGGCTAATAAAACCATTATGTTGATTTTGTTAAAAAGTATCGCTAAGCTTTTGTTAAAAACTTCAAGACGAAGTGATATTCTTGCTTATTTTGGTAATGGTATTTTTGCTATGGGATTAAAAAACTCAGATTTACAGAGTGCAAAAAAAGCTGCAGAAAGATTGATAGAAACAGCAAAATCTACAAATATTTTTTCTGATGGTAGAGATATTGTTTTGGAACTTGCCATTGGTGTTGCAAAAATTACTCCTAAAAAAACTACAGAAAATATTGTCCAATCTTCTTTAATAGCATTGAATTTGGCATTGGATGAAAAAGTTGAGTTCAAGATTTATCCTCAAGATGAAATAGAGTAA
- the def gene encoding peptide deformylase: protein MAILEVLSYPNDILRKKSSKVEKFDSELHMLLDDMYETMMQRDGVGLAAVQVGVLQRVLLVNIPREEDGKQYKEDLYEIINPVILHKSDEIYWDEGCLSVPGFYEKVKRYKNISLGYQDRFGNEKVLKAEGFLAVAFQHEMDHLEGILFIDKLSILKRKKFEKELKKAKTS, encoded by the coding sequence ATGGCTATTTTGGAAGTTTTGTCTTATCCTAATGATATTTTAAGAAAAAAGTCTAGTAAGGTTGAAAAATTTGATTCTGAACTTCATATGTTGCTAGATGATATGTATGAAACCATGATGCAGCGAGATGGCGTAGGGCTTGCTGCAGTGCAAGTTGGTGTATTACAGCGAGTTTTGCTAGTCAATATTCCTCGAGAGGAGGATGGTAAGCAATATAAAGAAGATTTATATGAAATTATTAATCCTGTGATTTTGCACAAAAGTGATGAGATTTATTGGGATGAGGGATGTTTATCTGTCCCGGGTTTTTATGAAAAAGTTAAGCGATATAAAAATATATCTTTAGGCTACCAAGATAGATTTGGTAATGAGAAGGTATTAAAGGCTGAAGGGTTTTTGGCAGTGGCATTTCAGCATGAAATGGATCATTTAGAAGGAATTTTATTTATAGATAAGCTTTCAATTCTCAAAAGAAAAAAATTTGAGAAAGAGCTAAAAAAAGCAAAAACAAGTTAG
- a CDS encoding YifB family Mg chelatase-like AAA ATPase: MVQKIYCATKFGLHASIVEVEVSFNRALPAFVISGLASNAIQESKQRVHSALLSCGFAFPPLKIIINLSPSDLPKYGSHFDLPIALLVGMYKEKEELKHRWFAFGELGLDGALKHSNSLFGIVLDILLQEKDICMILPKESEKYFSLMPNLHCMYAENLQEALEFLRADQKPDSKQVELNFPFLEIVGEKYYYQEKFSLDFKEVKGQRIAKRAALIAASGFHNIVLEGNPGSGKSMIAKRVQYILPPLTLYDILHNAKINSWNQEEIKLVPQRNFKSPHQSASKASIIGSAANKEPRPGEIALAHLGVLFFDELPHFSKEVLEALREPLENNILALSRVNSKVTYPTSFLFIGAQNPCPCGNLLSTKNECRCSDREIAKYKNRLSEPFLDRIDLFVQMEEEYRGEEATISSLEMQKSVFRAFVMQKNRKQENFNGKMSDEEIEKFCVLDEQTQQILLQAQDRFGLSMRSVNKIKKVARTIADLEEKEHIEKRHVLEALSYRRI; the protein is encoded by the coding sequence ATGGTACAAAAAATTTATTGTGCGACTAAATTTGGACTACATGCAAGTATAGTAGAGGTTGAAGTTTCTTTCAATAGAGCATTGCCAGCTTTTGTTATTTCTGGTTTGGCAAGTAATGCAATTCAAGAATCTAAACAACGAGTACATTCAGCACTTCTCTCTTGCGGTTTTGCCTTTCCTCCATTAAAAATTATCATTAATCTATCTCCATCGGATTTACCCAAATATGGAAGTCATTTTGATTTGCCGATTGCATTGTTGGTGGGTATGTATAAAGAAAAAGAAGAGCTTAAGCATCGATGGTTTGCATTTGGTGAATTGGGTTTAGATGGTGCATTAAAACATAGTAATAGTCTATTTGGAATTGTGCTGGATATTTTATTGCAAGAAAAAGATATTTGTATGATTTTGCCAAAAGAAAGTGAAAAATATTTTTCACTTATGCCAAATTTGCATTGCATGTATGCAGAAAATTTACAAGAAGCATTGGAGTTTTTAAGGGCAGATCAAAAACCAGATTCCAAACAAGTAGAACTGAATTTTCCTTTTTTGGAGATTGTTGGAGAAAAATATTATTATCAAGAGAAATTTTCTTTAGATTTTAAGGAAGTCAAGGGTCAGAGAATCGCAAAAAGAGCAGCCTTGATTGCTGCAAGTGGATTTCATAATATTGTTTTGGAAGGAAATCCAGGAAGTGGAAAAAGTATGATTGCAAAGCGTGTGCAATATATTTTACCACCTTTGACTTTGTATGATATTTTACACAATGCAAAAATAAATAGTTGGAATCAAGAAGAAATTAAATTGGTGCCACAAAGGAATTTTAAATCCCCTCATCAAAGTGCCTCAAAGGCAAGCATTATCGGATCTGCAGCAAATAAAGAGCCACGCCCAGGAGAAATTGCATTGGCACATTTAGGGGTATTGTTTTTTGATGAGTTGCCACATTTTTCTAAAGAAGTTTTGGAGGCATTAAGAGAACCTTTAGAGAATAATATTTTGGCGTTATCGCGAGTAAATTCTAAGGTGACTTATCCTACTTCATTTTTATTTATTGGTGCACAAAATCCTTGTCCTTGTGGGAATTTGCTAAGTACTAAAAATGAGTGTCGTTGTAGTGATAGAGAAATTGCAAAATATAAAAATCGTTTAAGTGAACCTTTTTTAGATAGGATTGATTTGTTTGTGCAAATGGAAGAAGAATATAGGGGAGAGGAAGCAACTATAAGTTCTTTAGAGATGCAAAAATCTGTATTTAGGGCATTTGTGATGCAAAAAAATAGAAAGCAAGAAAATTTTAATGGAAAAATGTCAGATGAAGAAATTGAAAAATTTTGTGTGCTAGATGAGCAGACGCAACAAATACTTTTGCAAGCTCAAGATCGTTTTGGATTATCAATGCGAAGTGTTAATAAAATAAAAAAAGTTGCACGCACAATTGCGGATTTAGAGGAAAAGGAACACATAGAAAAGAGACATGTTTTAGAAGCCTTAAGTTATAGAAGAATTTAA